The genomic window GACGGTGGGCGCAGCCGCGCCGACCTCGGCCGTGGCGCTGCTGCCGGAAGCCGCCCAGGAGGAGACGCGGCTGTCCTGCGCGGCGGCATAGCCACGGAGAGCGTGCCAGGCATCGCGGATGCGCCCCATCACCTGATTCCCTCGCGGGAGAAGCTGGCGAAGGTGACGCTGGGGCGGCGCGCGGCGGTGTTCTCGGCGCCATGGAGCACCGACAGAGCGCGGCCGAGCTCATCCAGCGAGCGATATTCCACGGTGCGGCCATCGAAGGTCACGCGGGTGGTGCCGCCGGTATAGGCATTGGCCAGCACCGCAGCGCGGGTGCCGGCAGGCTGCGCCAGCGCCCAGGCGAGGACGGTCGGATCCATGATCGTCCTCCTTAGCGAAGCCAGCCGCTGCGCGGCGCGAGCCAGCCTCGCGGGCGCTGGCTGTCGGATGGCGGCACCGCCGCAGCCTCCGACGCCGGCGATGGAGGAGCGACATTCCCAGCGGCGGGAACCTCGCTTGGCCGCAGCGGCGCATCCGCCGCCTCATCCCGCAGCCGCGCCCAGAATTGCTCGCCGTAGCGGTCGGCGCCGAGCAGCCAGAGCGCCGCGCGCGACAGCACGGCGCAGTCCAGCGCCTCGTTCCGCTCGCGCAGCTTGGCCCATTCCTGCCGCGCAAAGCCGCGGCGATCCTTGGTGGTGCGCAGCTGCTCAGCGACCAGTTGCTTGACCCATTCGACGTCGATCGCGCGCGGCAGATGCACCCAGCCGGGCGGCAGCTCCTCCGCGTCGCCACGGCCTAGCCAGAGCCGGCGATAAAGATCGGCCTTCCAGGTCGAGACCGACACGGTCCAGAGTTTCAGGCCACGCCGGAGCTTCTGGCCGTTCACGAGTGCATCCACCGGCGTCGGGCCCTGGACCGGTTGCGCCCGGTTCCAGCCGTCGATGCCCTTGGTGGGCGCGATGCGGGGATCCCGCAGCCGCCGCAGGTGCCCATAGACGGCGGCCGTGTCGCGGCCGCCGGTGTCGACGCAGAGTCGGGCGATGCGCATCGCACCCCCGCCATGGCGTGGCCAGTCGCGCGCCAGCACCCGAGCCAACTCATCCCAGGGCTCGCGGTCCCGCGGGCTGCCGGGGATCACGACGTGGTCGACCAGCCACGACGAGAACCCCTCGGCCCAGCCCCACACGTCGCATTCCAGGCGATCGTCCTGCACGTCGACGCCGGCCGTCAGCACCAGTGCGCCGGTGGGCACCACCCCCATGGCGAAATCTTCGCGGCGCTCAACAAGGCGCTCCCAATCCGGGGCCTCGCCCTGCTCCTGCCAGGTCTCGCCCAGGACCGTGTTCTTGAAGGTCTTGATGTCCTCCGGCTTGCCCTGGGCCGCCTCCCAATCCCGCGCGATCTGTTCCCAGGACAGCCAGCCGACCGGCGAGTAGAGCGCCGAGATGTGAAAGCCGATCGTGTGCGGATCCTGGCCCTCGGCCGTCGCGCGCCATTCGCCGCCGCCGAGCATGGCGGTCTTGTCGTGCTCCTGCAGCGGATGGTCGCAGGCGCTGCAGTGATACCGCGCCGTCTCCGGCGCACCCTTCTCCCAAAGCAGCCGCTCGAACCGCAGCCACTGCATCTCGCCGCATTCCGGGCACGGCACGAAGAACCGTCGCTGGTCGGAGGCCAGATACTCGCGCTCGATGCGGCTGCGACCGGCGATGGTGGGCGTGCTGACCAGGAAGGCCTTGCGCCGCCAGCCGAAGGTGCGGGCCCGCGCCTCGGCCAGGGCGATCGGATCACCCTCACCAGCGACGTCACCGGGATAGGCGTCGACCTCATCCAGGAACAGGAACCGCGCCGTCATCGAGCGCAGCCCGACCGCGCTGTTGGCCCCGGTCAGCACCAGGATGCCGCCGGGGAATTCCTTCGACAGCATGGTGTTGCCGCTGTCGCGCGCGCGGGCCGGCGCCACCCGCTCCCGCAGCGCCGGCGTTTCCTCCAGCAGCGGGTCGATGCGCTGGCGCGAGAAGCGCTTGGCCAGTTCCACGGTGGGCTGCACCGCCAGGGCCGGCGCCGGCACGTGGTGCATGATGTAGCCAAGCCAGTTGTTTCCGCTCTCCGTGGCCCCGACCTGCGCGCCCTTCATGAAGACGACGCGCCGGGCGGGATGCACCGCCGACAGCGCGTCCATCACGTCGCGCAGGTACGGGGTCCGGCTTGTCCTCCATGGCCCGGGCTCGGCCGAGGCGCGGCTGCCGAGCATGCGATGGCGCTCGGCCCATTCCGAGACGGTGAGCTGCGGCGGCGGGCGGAGCATGGCACCGACGCGGCGGCGCACATGCTCACGGCTGCGGAGCCCGGTCCCCTCCGAGGCCTGCTGGATCGAAGCGATCGGCCGCCTCCGTCAGCAGGTCGTTGATGTGGCTCTGCAGGATGGTCTGCAGCAGATGCGGATCGACGCTGATCTCGGCGGCGATCAGGCCAGAGACGCGGGCCGGCCAGTTCAGCAGCGCATCCCGCATGGTGCTGCCGATCTCGTCGAGCGCGGCGTTGGCCTCAGTGACATCGACCAGGCGGCGCTTGGTCTCATCCAGCGAAAGGCGCTGCGCCTCCACCTTCAGTGCGAGCTGCGCGACCTTCAGCCGGGCGAAGGGCGTGCCGTCCGCGCCCGCGCCACTGGCCAGGGGCGAGCGGGCGGGATCAGCGGTCTCCACCAGGCGACGTCGGGTCTTGTCGATGTCCCACTGGCCATCCGGCTCGCGGGCGATGCGGCCCGCCCGCTCGGCCTTGTGGATGGCGGTGTCGCTGACGCCGAGGCGACGGGCGGCCTCGCGCGTGGAGGCGGTCATTTCCGGCATGGCGGCGACTCTGCCTCCCATCGCGGAGCCGCGATGGGGGCCCGCAAGCCGCCGCGCGTGATGGCGATGCCGGCCTTCTCAGAGGGGACGAAGGGCGCGCTGGCGAGCGGCTTCAAAGGCGGTGATGGCGGCGGACCAGTCCAGCGTGGCGCCGTCGCCGAGCATCTGCACCGGCGCGAGGGCCACGCGGCGGCGCGACCAGTAGTTCCCGTCGAGTGTGGCGAGCCAGCCTGCCAGCCCCTGTGCGGCAAGCGCCGCGGCGGCGGCCTTGACCTCGGCTTCGCTAGGCGGCGCGGCGCGGCCCATCGTCACGTGCCGGCCGTCCTGCGCCAGGATGATCCAGCGGCGCTCGGAGGGCATCAGCCCTCCTCCTTCTCGGTCTGCCAGGTGGCGTAGTCCACCGTGGCAAAGATCCCGCGCCCGTCGCTGGCGGTGCAGACCTGAATGGTGGCGCGTCCCACGCTGTCGGTGCCGCGCGGCGCGGTGGCGAGAAGCTGCTGCCAGGCGGCGCGATCCTGCGGGCCTTCGGCCGTTTCGTGCGGGAGGATGGTGGTGCTCATCGTCGTCTCCGTCTGGCGGGGCGGGATGCCCCTGCGCGTGACGGACGATTCGCGCTGTGTCGGAGCGCAGCCAACTCGATAAAGCGCCGGGAATTTGATTGATCCCCGGCGCTCCCGATCATGTTCAGTGGCGTGGCTGAGATGCTTCACTCCGCCAGGGCGTAGATGGTGAAGGAGCCCTTCGCGCCGGTCTTGTTCGGGCCGACCTGGCGGATACGCTCGCGCACTTCGATGCTGTGACCCTTCTTCTTCAGCCCGGCGAAGAAGCCGCGGACCGTGTGCTGCGCCCAGCCCGTCGCCTCGGCGATCTGCGCGACCGTGGCGCCCTCGGGGCGGCGCAGCATGGCCAGCACCTGCTCCTGCTTCGTCCCCTCGCGCGGCTTGCGCGGCGCGTTGGCGTCCCGCGGGGCGCGGGCGGGCTTGCCGGCGATGGCGGCGCGCAGGGCCTCGATGGCGCGGCTGATCGGGTTGTCGGTCGCGTCCTGCGCCGGGCTCGCGTCCCAGGCGGTCAGCACCGCCGCGGCGGCGTCGCGCAGGCTGGCGCGCGGGGCGGGTGTGGGCGCGGCCTGGGCGGGTTCGGCCTCCTCCGCGGGGGCATCCCCCTCGGCTGCGTCCTCCGCGCCCGTGGGCGCCGTGTCGGGCACGCCACCCTCGATGCCCGAGCAGTCGGGCTCGCCGGCCACCTCGTCGCCCTCATTCGGGTCGATGCCGATGGCGCGCAGCCCTTCGTCGGTGATGCGCGCCACGATCCAGGTGCCGTCATCGTCCTGGCGCCAGCCCAACCCGACGAACTCCAGCGGGGCGTTGATCTCGGTGAGCAGGTTGTTCTTGATCAGGCTGCGGAACACCGCGCTGCGCGCGGCGGCCGGCAGGGTCTTCGGCGCGCGGGCGAGGCCCATCTCGTGCTGCGCGGCGGCGCTGAGGATCACGCGCTGGCTGTCGGAAAGCTTGGTCATCGTGGTGGTCTCCGGTTCCGGGTGCCGGTCATCGGCCCCTACTGCCGGGAGCCCCGCCGGCGCTGCCGGTCGGGGCGGTGCGGGAGGGGCCCGCGTCAGGTTTCGTATTCGCCGCGGCGGAAATGCTGGTCCGCGATGTCCTTCAGCTTCGCCGTCGCATCCGAAAGCCAGGCCGCTTCGCCCCAGAGCACCGTCTCGGGATCCGCGCCGAAATGGTCGTCGCTGGCCTGGGTGAGTTCCGCGAGGAGGGCGTCGAATTCGGCCTTCTTCGCCAGGAAGGCGGCCAGGCTGTTTTCCTGGTTGCGGGCGGCGCGGGCTTCGCGGTCGGTCATTTTGGTCTCCGTCGTGGTGCAGGGCCTCCCCTGCGTGTGACGGACCATTCGCGCTGTGCCGCGCGCGAGCCAAGCAAGATGGAGCAGCGCGGAATTGCTATGTTTCGGCGGTCTGGATCACATCATGATCGACGACGCCACGCGCCGCGGCGACATCGGCGAAGATGCGATCATCGCCCTCCAGCACGGCTGCTTCGCCCGTCGTCTCCTGCCAGCGCCGCACGATGACGTCGGCATAGGCGGGATCGATCTCCAGCAGCACAGCGCGCCGCCCCGTGCGCTCCGCCGCGATCATGGTCGTACCCGAGCCACCGAAGCAGTCCAGCACCGTATCGCGCGGCTTGCTGCTGTTGCGGATGGCACGCTCGACCAGCGCCACCGGCTTCATGGTCGGGTGCAGATCGTTGCGCGCCGGCTTGTCGAAGTGCCAGACGTTCCCCTGGTCGCGCGCGCCGCACCAGTAGTGCTGGGCGCCGGCCTTCCAGCCGTAGAGCATCGCCTCGAACTGCTGGTGGTAGTCGGCACGGCCGAGCGCGAAGGTGTTCTTCGCCCAGATGATCGTGCTCGACCACTTCCCGCCCGCCTCCTGCCAGACGCGATGCAGCGTCGGCCATTCGGACGAGGACATGCAGACGTAGCAGGCGCCCTTGGTGACCGAGAGCAGATTGGCCAGCGCAGGCCGCAGAAACGCTGTAAAGCCACCGCCGAGCGCATCATTGGCGATCGTCATCTTCGCCGCCGTGCCACCCTCGTAGGCGACATTATATGGCGGATCGACAAAGCCCATGTCGGCCAAGTGGCCGACGCCGAGTGCGCGCTGTACATCCTCAATCTTGGTGGCATCGCCGCACAGCAGGCGATGCTCGCCACAGCGCCATAGGTCGCCCGTGCGCGTGACGGGCACCACGGGCGGAGGCGGGGCGTCATCCGGATCGTCGCAAAGCCCCGCGTCCGCTGCCGCCAGCAGCCGGTCCAGCTCCATCCCGGAGAAGCCGAGCACGTCCAGGTCGACCACCGCCTCGTCGCGAATGCGGGCAATCTCGGCGGCGAGCAGCGCCTCGTCCCAGCCGGAGTTCAGCGCGATCTGGTTGTCGGCCAGCCGCAGGGCACGTGCCTGCGCCGGGGAGAGATGGCCAAGCCGCAGCACCGGCACGGAGGCCAGCCCGAGCTGCTTCGCCGCCATGACGCGGCCGTGGCCGGCGATGAGCACGCCCTCGGCATCGACCAGCACCGGGTTCACGAAGCCGAACTCGGCGATGGAGGCGGCGATCTGCGCCACCTGCGACAGCGAATGCGTGCGCGCGTTCTCGGCGTAGGGCACGAGGGATGTGACCGGCAGGGCGGAGACGATGAGGTCAGGCTGCATCCGCGGTGACCTCCTGTCGCGCCGCAGCGACCGCGTCGTAATCGCGCCCGTCATCGGCGAGCACGACCGGCAGGTTGGGATGCAGCATCCGCCAGCGCGCCACGGCCAGGTCGACATAAGCGGGCGCCAGCTCGATCGCCCGCACGCGGCGGCCGGTGCGCTGGCCGGCGAGGATGGTGGTGCCCGAGCCGCCGAAGGGCTCGAATACGAGGTCGCCCTCGTCCGTGTAGGCCCGCATCAGAAATTCCGGCAGCACCACCGGGAACACCGCGGGATGCTCGGTCTCGATGCCACGGCCCTTGTGGCGGGTCAGACGCAGCACGTTGTCGGGGATGCGGAAGTCCTGCACCGGTAGGCCGGCGTGCTGGTACTCGGAGATCGTGCCATCGGCGGCGCGCAGCCCGCTGCCCTTGTTTGGCGTGCCAGCCCATTTGCAGGGCACGATCTTGTTCGCCTGGCGCGCCTGGCGGTTGAAGTGGAAGACCAGCTCGAAAGCCGGCGCGAGCCTCCCGTTCCAGTCCCCCGGCAGGCCGGGCCCCTGATCCCAGGCATAAAGCCCGAACCGGCGCCAGCCGCGGGCGCGCATCCAGTGGAGCCAGGCGGCCCAATAGGGCTGCCATTCATTGTCGCGATGGATCAGCCCGAGGTTCACCAGCACCTGGCCATCGGTCCGCATGCCCGCGTCGAGGTGCTGGAATACGCCCTGCATCAGGGCATCCCAGTCCGTGACACCGCCGGTGGTGTAGTCGCGCTGGTTTCCATAAGGCGGCGACGTGAAGAGCAGCGCCGCGCGGTCCTCGCCCATCACGCGCGCCACGCTGGCGGCGTCGGTACTGTCGCCGCATAGCAGCCGATGTTCACCGAGCAACCACAGATCGCCGGGGCGGGTGACGGCTTGGCGCGGCGGTTCTGGCTCGGCATCGGCGGGGTCTTCCGCCGGCGCATCATTCGTCGCCGCCGCGCCTGCCGCTCCGCCCTCCTCGGCGGGATCCGCGGACAGAGCCTCGGGCGCGTCGCCGTTGGACACAGCATTTCCAGCCGCCTCGAGGATGTCCGCGAGCTCATCCGCTGAGAAGCCGAGTGCCGCGAGGTCGATGTCCTGCGCCGCCTGCACGGCGGCGAGCGCATCACGCAGCAGCGCCTGGTCCCAGGTCGCGTTCTCCGCGATGCGATTATCCGCGAGCCGCAGCGCCTCCTTCTGCGCCGCGGACAGATGCCGCAGCACGATCACCGGCACCTTGGCCATGCCGATCGCCGTCGCGGCCTCGAGCCGGCCGTGGCCGGCGATCAGCACGCCGTCCTCGTCCACCAGCAGCGGATTGGTGAAGCCGAACGCCAGCATGCTGGCCTTGATCTGCTCCAGCTGCTCGGCGCTGTGGACGCGGGCATTGCCCGCATGCGGGCGCAGCTCCGCCACCGGACGCAGCACAATCTTCGCCGCCATCCAGGGGAGCGTCATGGTGCCATCCGGTTTGCAGGTGGTTTGCAGGGCGGCGGCCCGGCGTCGGTTTGCAGCTATCGATTTGAAGCCGCGGGCGAAGGCTGCAAACCGCAACCCATATTTTCGGCCTGGCGCTAGCGATGTTGCGCGCTTCCGCCCCCCGCATACAGCGGGGCCAGGAAGGACCCTGCGGCTCGAGAGCCACTGTCTCGATCGAGCCGCAGCGTGGCTGTTCAGCCGCGGCGCTCTCGCACCTTCTCTACGTGTCTTGCTTCTAGCCTTATCGATTTCGGAGCCGCTACGGGGTGAATTGTAACAGCGTGATCGGGGCGATGGTGACCGCCCCGATCATCCCGCGTCACGCCGCCCTCGCTCGTGGCATCAGCCCGAAGTGCACGGCAAGAATGCCGAGGGACCCGACCAGGATGCCCTGTCCCACTGGGCCGTGCACCGTCCGTCCGGCCCAGCCCTGCCGCATCGACCACTCGCGGACCGAGAACTCCAGGCCGATGACAAACCACGCGCAGGAGCCGCAGGGGCTGTCCTGCCCCCCCAACGCATCGAGCGCCGCAGCGACGCGGCGCCGTGCCTCGACCTGCATCGTCGAGAGCGTGTCGACGCGCGTGCCTGGGATGCGCATGATCTGTGACGTCGACATGCTGTCGAAGCAGGCGGCGCGGAACAGCCCGCGGAAGATCTCACCCGCTTCGTGCATCTGCGGCGTGATGCTGCCATGCGCCAGCATCAGCCCGAGCGTGTCCACGGCGCGGCGATGCTGGATCGGGCTGCCGGTCTCGGGATCCGCCTCGCGGATCGGCTCGGAGAAGCCACCATGCTGCAGCCGCCACTTCGACGGCTTCGCCAGATCGTCGTGCTTCGGCTTCGGCACCTTGGTCTTGCGCTTACCGGCCATGGCGGTTCTCCCCGTTGCGACGCCCCCAGCGCCGGTTGGCTTCGTTGGTGATGGCCTGGCGCAGCCAGTCGTCGGTGATGTCGGCGACAGGCAGGGCGACGACGCCATGCCGATGCCAGGCGGCAGCCCGCATGGCGTTGACC from Roseococcus microcysteis includes these protein-coding regions:
- a CDS encoding site-specific DNA-methyltransferase → MQPDLIVSALPVTSLVPYAENARTHSLSQVAQIAASIAEFGFVNPVLVDAEGVLIAGHGRVMAAKQLGLASVPVLRLGHLSPAQARALRLADNQIALNSGWDEALLAAEIARIRDEAVVDLDVLGFSGMELDRLLAAADAGLCDDPDDAPPPPVVPVTRTGDLWRCGEHRLLCGDATKIEDVQRALGVGHLADMGFVDPPYNVAYEGGTAAKMTIANDALGGGFTAFLRPALANLLSVTKGACYVCMSSSEWPTLHRVWQEAGGKWSSTIIWAKNTFALGRADYHQQFEAMLYGWKAGAQHYWCGARDQGNVWHFDKPARNDLHPTMKPVALVERAIRNSSKPRDTVLDCFGGSGTTMIAAERTGRRAVLLEIDPAYADVIVRRWQETTGEAAVLEGDDRIFADVAAARGVVDHDVIQTAET
- a CDS encoding DUF6456 domain-containing protein, which produces MAGKRKTKVPKPKHDDLAKPSKWRLQHGGFSEPIREADPETGSPIQHRRAVDTLGLMLAHGSITPQMHEAGEIFRGLFRAACFDSMSTSQIMRIPGTRVDTLSTMQVEARRRVAAALDALGGQDSPCGSCAWFVIGLEFSVREWSMRQGWAGRTVHGPVGQGILVGSLGILAVHFGLMPRARAA
- a CDS encoding DUF3489 domain-containing protein, translating into MTKLSDSQRVILSAAAQHEMGLARAPKTLPAAARSAVFRSLIKNNLLTEINAPLEFVGLGWRQDDDGTWIVARITDEGLRAIGIDPNEGDEVAGEPDCSGIEGGVPDTAPTGAEDAAEGDAPAEEAEPAQAAPTPAPRASLRDAAAAVLTAWDASPAQDATDNPISRAIEALRAAIAGKPARAPRDANAPRKPREGTKQEQVLAMLRRPEGATVAQIAEATGWAQHTVRGFFAGLKKKGHSIEVRERIRQVGPNKTGAKGSFTIYALAE
- a CDS encoding phage head-tail joining protein: MDPTVLAWALAQPAGTRAAVLANAYTGGTTRVTFDGRTVEYRSLDELGRALSVLHGAENTAARRPSVTFASFSREGIR
- a CDS encoding site-specific DNA-methyltransferase, producing MTLPWMAAKIVLRPVAELRPHAGNARVHSAEQLEQIKASMLAFGFTNPLLVDEDGVLIAGHGRLEAATAIGMAKVPVIVLRHLSAAQKEALRLADNRIAENATWDQALLRDALAAVQAAQDIDLAALGFSADELADILEAAGNAVSNGDAPEALSADPAEEGGAAGAAATNDAPAEDPADAEPEPPRQAVTRPGDLWLLGEHRLLCGDSTDAASVARVMGEDRAALLFTSPPYGNQRDYTTGGVTDWDALMQGVFQHLDAGMRTDGQVLVNLGLIHRDNEWQPYWAAWLHWMRARGWRRFGLYAWDQGPGLPGDWNGRLAPAFELVFHFNRQARQANKIVPCKWAGTPNKGSGLRAADGTISEYQHAGLPVQDFRIPDNVLRLTRHKGRGIETEHPAVFPVVLPEFLMRAYTDEGDLVFEPFGGSGTTILAGQRTGRRVRAIELAPAYVDLAVARWRMLHPNLPVVLADDGRDYDAVAAARQEVTADAA
- a CDS encoding phage terminase large subunit family protein — its product is MLRPPPQLTVSEWAERHRMLGSRASAEPGPWRTSRTPYLRDVMDALSAVHPARRVVFMKGAQVGATESGNNWLGYIMHHVPAPALAVQPTVELAKRFSRQRIDPLLEETPALRERVAPARARDSGNTMLSKEFPGGILVLTGANSAVGLRSMTARFLFLDEVDAYPGDVAGEGDPIALAEARARTFGWRRKAFLVSTPTIAGRSRIEREYLASDQRRFFVPCPECGEMQWLRFERLLWEKGAPETARYHCSACDHPLQEHDKTAMLGGGEWRATAEGQDPHTIGFHISALYSPVGWLSWEQIARDWEAAQGKPEDIKTFKNTVLGETWQEQGEAPDWERLVERREDFAMGVVPTGALVLTAGVDVQDDRLECDVWGWAEGFSSWLVDHVVIPGSPRDREPWDELARVLARDWPRHGGGAMRIARLCVDTGGRDTAAVYGHLRRLRDPRIAPTKGIDGWNRAQPVQGPTPVDALVNGQKLRRGLKLWTVSVSTWKADLYRRLWLGRGDAEELPPGWVHLPRAIDVEWVKQLVAEQLRTTKDRRGFARQEWAKLRERNEALDCAVLSRAALWLLGADRYGEQFWARLRDEAADAPLRPSEVPAAGNVAPPSPASEAAAVPPSDSQRPRGWLAPRSGWLR
- a CDS encoding MerR family transcriptional regulator; translated protein: MPEMTASTREAARRLGVSDTAIHKAERAGRIAREPDGQWDIDKTRRRLVETADPARSPLASGAGADGTPFARLKVAQLALKVEAQRLSLDETKRRLVDVTEANAALDEIGSTMRDALLNWPARVSGLIAAEISVDPHLLQTILQSHINDLLTEAADRFDPAGLGGDRAPQP